GGCGTCGTCCCCGAGCCCGGCGAGGAAGTCCTCGAACTGGCGTCCGATCTCGTCGGCCGACGGCAGGGACTCGCTGCGCGTGCTGCGGAGGCTGCGCTCCGACATGAAGCGCTCGTAGTTCTCCTCCAGCGTGCGCACCATCTCGGTGAGCTCCTCCGAGGCCTGCACCTGCTGGTCGATCTGGGCGCGGACCAGGCTCGCGGCCAGGTCGAAGCCCCCGGTCGGCAGCGCCAGGTGCGTCCCGGCCTTCAGGGCCTTCATGAGCGCGCCGGCGGCGGCCGGGTAGTCGGCGTCCGCGATGTAGTGCGGGACGTGCGCGAGCAGCCCCGTCACGGGGTGGCCTGCCTCGCCGAGCCGCAGGGTCAGGACGCTGGGGAAGGACGCCTTCAGCGCGAACGTGCCGAGCATCAGGTCCTCCTCGGCGACGCGGTCGGGCTCGCCGGCGTACTGCGTGACGGCCACGGGACGGGTGTGGGGGCCGGCGCCGGGATCGCCTGGACGAGCACGGTGCTACGGACGTCCAACTGCTCGATGACGTGCGTGACGCCGGCGGCGAGCCGCTCCCACTGGAAGGACGGCTCGGGTCCGTTGAGCAGCAGGAAGTCCCGGCCATCGGCGTCGGTCACGAGGTGGAGTGCGATCTCCGGCTTGGCGTAGCTGTCGAAGTGGTCGCGGTCGAACACGATCTCCGGCCGGCGCCCGCCGTAGTCGATGAGCTGGTCGGCGTCGAAGCGGCCCAGCAGGCGGTTGGGCAGCTGATCCAGGAGGTGGGCGTCGACCATGCGCTGGGCGTGCCCCGCGTCGAGGTAGCTGCCGAGGGTCACGACGAGGGTGTCGGCGTGCAGACGGCGCTGGTCGACGTGTGGCTCCCACGTGAACAGGCTGATGGGGTCGAGCATGAGGAAGCTCCCCTCCGTTCCGGTCTGGCTGCTGGTGCTGATCTTCTCCTCAACGCCGGTGGGCGGGCCGGCATTCCGGGTTCTCCCACGGCGAACGGCGCCGGCACGTCGTCGTGCCGGGCGCGCGCGTCGGCGTCCGCGGCCGGGGCGCACCGCTCGGCCGCGGCCGACGGCGGATGGCTCAGCCGCGCCGCGCGTACCGCTTGGTGACGCGCCGGTCGGCCGCCCGCTCCCGACGGTCGGTGCCCAGGCCGTGATCGACCGACACCCGGCCGGCGCCGGTGAACACCAGGGGCAGCGCCAAAGCGCCGTACAGCAGAGCCCCCTCGTTGGCCAGCCCGCCCGTGGCGGCGTCCAGCACCGGCGCGCCGGTCCACAGCCCGAGCCCGTAGAGCAGCCCCATGATCGCGGCGAGCAGGAGCGCCGAGAACCGGGTGAAGAGGCCGACGGCGATCAGGACGGGCAGCACCACCCCGGCGGCGCCGAGGGCGACCGCGGCGATGTCCGGCGCCTGGTTCAGGAGGGGGAGCTCGCGCATCTGCGCCGTCAGCGGGCCCAGGTGCATGAGCTGGTAGAGGCCGCGCAGCACCAGCGGCAGGATCATCAGGCGCAGCAGGAGCAGACCCAGGTCGGTGAGGCGCCGGTTCTGCATGCGCTCGAGTTCGTAGGCGTATTCGGGCAGGTCGCGGGGATCCACGTCCGCCGCGTCCCGCTCGGGCGGCCGGGGCGGCGGCGTCTGCTGCAGGGCGGCGACGTCCATCACCTGCGTGCGCTCCGCCGGGGTCTCGAAGGCCGGCGCCACGTACGGCACCGACTGCGTGGCCTCCGTGCCGATCACGACGGTCGGCTCGTTGTCGTCCTCGCGTCGCCCCATGGGCTGCCACTCACTCATCATTCCCCCTGACTTCGCGGCGTCCTTGCCCGGAGGCTACCGCGTCACCAGCCCAGCGGGTAGGCGTCCGCGCGGGGCTCGGACCCGGCGACCAGCGTCCCGTTCTCCAGGCGCCAGATGGCCTGGCCCCGACCGAACGTGGTGGCCCGGTCGGTGGCGAGCGCGTCGTGGCCGCGGGCGGCGAGCGCCGCCACCACCGGGGTCCCGGCCGTCGACTCGACGTCGACCCGCCCCGTCTCCGCGTCCCAGAACCAGCGCGGACGCCCCAGGGCGGTCTGCGGGTCGTCGCCGTGCTCGACGGCGTCCAGGACCACCTGGACGTGGCCCTGGGCCTGCATGTGGCCGCCCATGACACCGAACGGCCCGACGGGTTCGCCGCCGCGGGTCAGGAAGCCGGGGATGATCGTGTGGAAGGGCCGCTTGCCGGGCGCGAGTTCGTTGGGATGCCCGGGCTCCAGCGAGAAGCCCCAGCCGCGGTTCTGCAGCGAGATCCCGGTCCCCGGGACGACGATGCCCGCCCCGAAGCCGGCGAAGTTGGACTGGATGAAGCTGACCTGGTTGCCCTCGTCGTCGGCGGTGCACAGGTAGACGGTGTCCGAGGAACGCGGGTCGACCGCGACCGGGCGGTGGGCCCGCTCGCCGAGGGCGGCGCGGCGGCGTCCGATGTGCGCGTCGGCCAGGAGCGCGGCGGTCGGCACGTCGGCGTGCGCGGGGTCGGCCACGAACGCGTGCGTGTCGACCAGCGCCGCCTTGACGGCCTCGATGGCCCGGTGCCACGAGGCCGGACGCGGCGGGGCGTCGGCGGCGGCGACCCCGGGCGCGCCGAACGGCGCCACGTCGGCGGGATCGTGCCCGTCCAGGATCCGCAGCGCGATGAGCGCGGCGATGCCCTGACCGTTCGGCGGGATCTCCCACACCTCGTGGTCCCGGTACGACACGCCGATCGGATCGACCCACTCCGAGCGGTGCGCGGCGAGATCGTCGGCGTCCAGGAAGCCGCCGGTGGCCGCGGCGAACGCGACGAGGCGGTCGGCGGCGGCGCCGGTGTAGAGGTCCTCGCCGCGGCTCGCCCCGAGCGCCCGCAGGGTCGCCGCCGTGGTCGCCGAGCGCCACACCTCCCCGATGGCCGGGGCGCGCCCGAGCGGGGCGAAGTGCGGCAGGAAGGCGTCCTCGGCGGGGTCGTGGTGCGCGCCGCGGCGGGCCTCGGCGAGCGCGACGGCGCGTTCCCACGCGGCCGCCACGACGCCGGAGACCGCGAACCCCTCCTCGGCCAGGACGGCCGCGGGCTCGAGCAGCGCGGCGAAGTCCAGGCGGCCGAAGCGGGCGTGCAGATCGGCCCACGCGCGCACCGCCCCGGGGACCGTCACCGCGTCCCAGCCGTGCTGCGGCATGGCGGTGCGGCCGGCGTCGACCAGATCCCGCGCGGTGCGGCGCCGGGTGGAGCGGCCCGAGCCGTTGAGGCCGTGGGGGCGTCCGTCGTGCCAGACCAGCGCGAACGCGTCCGAGCCCAGGCCGTTGCTGCACGGCTCCACCACGGTGAGGGCGGCGGCGGTGGCGATGGCGGCGTCCACGGCGTTGCCTCCGGCCTGCAGGACCGAGAGACCCACCTGCGCCGCCAGCGGCTGGGAGGTGGCGACGGCGCCGCGTCGCGCGAAGACCGGTTGGCGGCGTCCCGCGACGCCGAGCGGGGACAGATGCACGGCAGGCAGGCTACCTTGTGGGGCGCCCCGCCCGATGGAAGAGTTGTGGGCATGAAGCTCACCGACAAGTTGTCCCACGCGTTCGACCAGCAGATCACGCTGGAACTCTCCGCCGCGGTCGTCTACCGGCAGCTCTCCATCGCCATGGGGGTGGCCGACCTGCCCGGCCTGGCGCAGTGGCTGCGCGCCCAGTCCGACGAGGAGGTCGTGCACGCCGACAAGTTCATCACCCACGTGGTCGACCGGCAGGGCTCGCCCAAGATCGGCGCGATCGAGGCGCCGAAGGTGAAGGCCGACGCGACCCCGCAGGACGTCTTCGCCGCCGCGCTGGCGCACGAGGAGAAGGTGTCGGAGGCCATCCGCAACCTGTACCGCCTCGCCGACGCCGAGGGCGACCTCGACAGCCGGCCGCTGCTCAACTGGTTCCTGGATGAGCAGATCGAGGAGGAGGCGACGGTGGGGGAGATCCTCGCCCAGATCAAGATGGTGGGCGACGACGGCCCCGGGCTGCTGCGCCTGGACGCCGAGCTCGGACGCCGCACCGGCGGGGGCGCCGAGGAGGCCTGAGCCCGCGCCCGGGCATCCGGTGCGGCTAGGACGCCCGGATGCCCAGCGCCAGCCCCCGAAGGGTCCCAGCGCCACGCTGAAGCCCCCAGATCGTCGACCTCGCCGACCGGCTCGCCGGTGGCGAGGTCGACGACCGTCCCGGCCGGCAGTTCCTCGCTCTGGACGCGGGCGTCCAGGGCCTCCTCGGAGAAGTTGAGGACGGTCACCTCCGTCGAGCCGTCGCCCAGCCGGTTCACCATCACCAGCACGCTGCGGTGGCCGACCTCGGGGATGTCGACGAGTTCGCCCGTCGCCACCCCGGACTGGCGGCGCACCTCCAGGATGCGCGCCAGCCGCGAG
Above is a window of Propioniciclava coleopterorum DNA encoding:
- a CDS encoding DoxX family protein, with the protein product MSEWQPMGRREDDNEPTVVIGTEATQSVPYVAPAFETPAERTQVMDVAALQQTPPPRPPERDAADVDPRDLPEYAYELERMQNRRLTDLGLLLLRLMILPLVLRGLYQLMHLGPLTAQMRELPLLNQAPDIAAVALGAAGVVLPVLIAVGLFTRFSALLLAAIMGLLYGLGLWTGAPVLDAATGGLANEGALLYGALALPLVFTGAGRVSVDHGLGTDRRERAADRRVTKRYARRG
- a CDS encoding gamma-glutamyltransferase family protein, which encodes MHLSPLGVAGRRQPVFARRGAVATSQPLAAQVGLSVLQAGGNAVDAAIATAAALTVVEPCSNGLGSDAFALVWHDGRPHGLNGSGRSTRRRTARDLVDAGRTAMPQHGWDAVTVPGAVRAWADLHARFGRLDFAALLEPAAVLAEEGFAVSGVVAAAWERAVALAEARRGAHHDPAEDAFLPHFAPLGRAPAIGEVWRSATTAATLRALGASRGEDLYTGAAADRLVAFAAATGGFLDADDLAAHRSEWVDPIGVSYRDHEVWEIPPNGQGIAALIALRILDGHDPADVAPFGAPGVAAADAPPRPASWHRAIEAVKAALVDTHAFVADPAHADVPTAALLADAHIGRRRAALGERAHRPVAVDPRSSDTVYLCTADDEGNQVSFIQSNFAGFGAGIVVPGTGISLQNRGWGFSLEPGHPNELAPGKRPFHTIIPGFLTRGGEPVGPFGVMGGHMQAQGHVQVVLDAVEHGDDPQTALGRPRWFWDAETGRVDVESTAGTPVVAALAARGHDALATDRATTFGRGQAIWRLENGTLVAGSEPRADAYPLGW
- a CDS encoding ferritin; translation: MKLTDKLSHAFDQQITLELSAAVVYRQLSIAMGVADLPGLAQWLRAQSDEEVVHADKFITHVVDRQGSPKIGAIEAPKVKADATPQDVFAAALAHEEKVSEAIRNLYRLADAEGDLDSRPLLNWFLDEQIEEEATVGEILAQIKMVGDDGPGLLRLDAELGRRTGGGAEEA